In the Candidozyma auris chromosome 5, complete sequence genome, ATAACAGCTTGTTTGACATAGACGGAGGTTAACAAGAAACAGTCATAGAAAATCTCAGATAGGATGTTGGATACATGACTGTTTACCGCATACCTACTCGAAGGAAGTAGCATGACGAATTACTAAAAAGTAGACCGTACTTGTGGGAAGgggagaagaaacaaaatAAATAATACAGAATTGTAGTGAAGCATCTGATTTACTATGGTTGCAGAATCACATTCCACAGTTCACCCACACAAGATTAATTGAGTAATGCGAACTAGCACTCTCAACTATTCTTCATAATGTTTGTATTCTATAATGCGAAGCGTGATAGCCTCTATATTGATTGTATGACAACTTTTTACACTTGTATCAACAATTCAATGACGAAGAACTAAAAAAACCATTATAGTTTGGTAAAAGCTTTGTTTGGACAACCTGGATTTTTGTGAAACATGAAATAGACAAGCATTCAAGACACAGATGCTCAGTTAGTCGTTCCAAGTTTGAAACGATGAGTCGGCAGGAGGCAAGCCAGGTCATCTTCATGCGAGATGGTCATTTAAGATGACTCCGTTATCTACGCCCATTATTCTCTACACCTCAATACGGACGAAGCGAACCGACAGCACCACTTTGTCGAGATACAAGTACAATGTTCAGATTCAAACTTAGATGAATATGGCTAAAAAAATAATCTTCAACCGATAGttcacttccttcttttaCAGATTCAAGGATATAAAAAAAGCTGTAAAATATAGTCCTTAAGTTGACCGTAATTACGGACAGATAAGAGGAAAACCCTCAAGTATAGCAACAATTCTCGATGGTGACATTGACACTAAGTAAGTATGAACCTGGATTAAAAGcttttaatttttttggggTTCACCCTCCAAACAACTAAGATATTGCTCCCTTCATGTAATAAGTGAAAGGATGAGCTTCCAATAAGTTTgaaccttctttttttgtttgcatgtgttttctttttttttctttctttatcatttttccttcatttcGTCAAAAGGTTTACACTGATATCTCGGACTAGTTTAAGCCAATTCTGCTTCACGTTCTACCAGGGTAATTTTTAGCGCCCCGTCAGCTACTACGATTCCTGGATTAAGTTAGTATGGTATAGCCTGTAGGATTTCCAATTAAGATGATTCGTAGCCAATTGGAGACACGTAATTTGTGGCAGTAGTTGGCTTCTTATACTTGTTTCAAGACATCAAATCAATGTTTTGGCCAAAATGTTTGGACCTGACTCAAATCTATGTAGGTCTCTTCTAAACTTGACTATAGCCTATGAGTTGCAATTgttacttttttttctataGGCTTCATGTGTTAGAGAGCGTCAGGATTTCAGTGATGCTACTTCCATTCTAACtcgaaaactatatcattaGAAATCAAAACCCAAAATATCCTCAACTAGTGTCAATCCATTACCGTGCGGTGCGAATGGTTCCCTCTAGACTTCAGCCGTGACTATTCTATGAATTTCCACTCGTCACTAAGTGTGCGTTTATTGACCCATTGGAGTAACTCTTCGCGTCGCCGACCAGATTTAATGAAATGCGATTGGCCCTGTAAAGCTTATGAGTCTTATGAATTATTTGTAAGAGGAAGTGTAGTCTCTACACAGTGACTCCATCTTGAAAATCTTGCAATGTGTACTATTTGGTTATGTTAACTCTAAGCGTATGTCTTATTTTTAATTTTTATCAAATAGTTAACAAAGTCAGCCTGATGTGTTATTGACCTCGACGTTGGTTTTCGGTCACTATTATATCTGTAAGACTAATGTGCTGTCCTTTACTTCAAGCAAgattttttgctttttcttttccctttttttttttttttggcttaTTCTATCAGAGACACATTGTACAGCACTTAGCCTGTTTATTTAAGGAACAACTGTATGTAGTAAAACTACGATGAAACGACTTTGTGGGTATCATACTTTAACAATAAAACCTACAGTGCAACCCTTGTATTCCGATATCTTAGATCAGTAGTATGTTTGTTAGTTTTGGCTGACTACAAGTTTAATTTTCCGACATGCACAGGATGTTCGAGCTTGTAAGCTGTTCTTCCCATTACTATGGCCACACGAGACCAAATCCTAGAGAACGCGAATTACAATCCTCACCATCAAGAGCTCTTCAGTGTTACATTGCACGGCCACCGCTTTaaagtgaaaaaaatcatcgATTACACTGTATGTACATGATGTAGTTACAAGATTCCGATCCACAGTAATAGACGGTCCCATTGACCTTTTTTATGCAACATCGCTAGAACAAGGACAGCTGGGAGCTGCCATACTGAGCACCAAAATAGCTTTCGAGCAGCAAGATTAGCAGCCTCAATTGCTTGACCGGGGATTTGGCTGGTTGTTGAATGGTTGatcttttgttgcttcCAGAAACGATATGCTAAAACACTTAACCATGCATTGGCGATGGAGGAGTCTATACAGAACACCCAATCCGTGACACCGAAGTAGCTCAATCCAAAACAAATTGGAAACATAAGCAAAGAGTATCTCAATGATACTCTGGAGTTCAACCTTGGATTTTCTGCAGCTGCCATAACGTAACCCGCCTCCTTATACTGCGTAGCGATGTTATGTGACAAAGCATTGAAATGAGGGAATTGCCACGCGTACAATAAAGCAGCTAAACACCATGCTCCTGGGTGCAGAAGCGAAGATGAAGCTGCCCATCCCATCAATGGAGGGATAGCCCCAACTATAGCGCCAACCCAGGTATTAAGAATAGACTTTCTCTTGAGCGAGGTGTAACACCAACCATACAAGATAATATTTGACATGCCCAAGGCTGCGACTGTAGGGTTTACGCCATGGTAAAGAATAAATGAGCCCGCGATGCCCGTGATTGCAGCGAACTTGAAAGCCTGATTAGACGTTAACACTCCCTTGACAATGGGCCTTGACGATGTTCGAATCATTTTTCTGTCAAAGTCCGGTTCTCTACCCATGTTTATCGCGTTGGCGGACCCTGAACATAGCGCAACTCCCACCGTTAGGAGAACCAACTCTGAAACGCTTACTGTGTTGGGTGACATAGCATACGAGCATATTGAGCTCAAAGTGACGAGCACTGTTAGATTTGGCTTTGTTAGTTTAAGGTAATGCAGAAGGGCACTTCGTTTCATACTTGTCTCTGGCGGATTACACTTTCGTGATCTCTCTCGCGGGGTCACTGTAAAGGGCAAGTCCCTGTTATCACGGTCATCTTTGACATTTGCGCTTCGGGAAACTTGCTTCTTGTAGGATGGATCGAAAGAATCTGTACATTGTTTGCTGGGAAGAAAAGCTGCTCTGCTATTCAAGCGTCCTTGGAGAACTCTGCCCAAGTTTTGATTTGAGTAAAGCTTATCAAACTTTAAAGAAATGCGAGagttggaaagaaaaaactcTAGCCTCGATGGTTTCCCAATACTATTCAAAGTTGTGGCTCTGGCTATCATGATGTCAAAACCTATTGTTGCAGTacgttttcttcaacgtTGTAGGAGTTTCGCGAACACACACTACCTTCGATTTATATGAATTTGATGGCAATAACGTTTACATAGGATCATAGAAATGagtttatttttttctctttgtttctttttcttgggtgtgtgtgtgtgtgttTATTCTTATTTATATTCTTTTGCTCTTACTTTGTTCGTTTGAATTAACAGAATAGaccacaaaagaaaagaaaagcatgAATCGACAGAAAATCAGCTCTCATTCCGCGATttgttggccaacttgTTCTCAATCAAGTCATGAAAGGCTATAATGGAACGAACCAAGGTACTCACGTAcaccatcatcatttgATCATTCGATTTTATCATGAATGCATCCATCAAGGGTTCGGCACTATTCTGGGTTTCTCCTGCTGACTTCGTGCTTTCATCGCCCAATATATGAGGTAACAAGTTGAATACATTCTGCAATTTTCCCAATATCGACTGATTTATGGGCATCACACCAATGTAAACCTTTTCAAGATAATTGGATATCTCTCTCAATTTCTCGTGTAAACCAAGCAAAGACCTGTATGTTTCCGTTGCTCTTAAGGTAAGATTTCCCGCTGCTTGATCCCTAATATCACGAAGTAGATGCTCTACACCTATctcttctgcctcttctgcctctATGAGGGATGGTATGTGGACAAAAGTCCTTTCCGCTTTTGAGCCGTCATGTTTGATATCGTCGACAGCATAGTATGCGTCTGTAGGAATTCCAACAGAGCGAGGCTGTACATCCACAATTACGAGTAAAGGATTTGGCGTATATCTCTTGAAAACGTCGTTTATTTTTAAGTCTGATGCCCGCAATTTTGGCCCAGAGTGATACCATCCAACGAGCTTTTCCTTAGCATTAATCTTCTTAAACATTTCACCCATGGATTCAATATAGTTGTGGTCCAAAAACCATACGGATGAGTTCTTTTCATCCTCTTCGAAAGGAATAGCATATGAGTTCGTTACCTTTATCGTATCCTGAGATTGATGACCTAAGAGTACACCGACCACCCTTTTGGTTGAATCCTTCGCAACTCTGTCGAAATGATCTGCAACAGACAAAAGAACAAGGGGTGAAACTGTCACCTTCCTTTCCACCAAATCTGATGCTCCAATGGTAGATGGCATTTATATGATAATTTACCTGAACTAAGGAGTCTATGGGGGGCGCCATCCAAATGGCGAGAAGCTGTCGTTCTTGATCACGTGAATGCCCTTTTTAAAAAGCTTTTAATGCAGCTCTGACAAATCTTGGCTTGTGTATGCTCCATGAAAGACAGACAATTTGCAGACGATGGACTTGAGTAGAAGGAAGGCAGAAGTAGAGAATATGGCTTGTTTTATGAGAAAATATCATTAATCTGTACTCCGTCACCTTGAGTCATTAAATGTGTGcatgagagaaaaaaggcGTCTAACATTTATTTAGTCGCCTTCTCGGAAATTGATGTCCCactcttttctttgtctccGTCATGAATCCTACGCATTTAAACACCTCTCGCTGTATAATCACGAAGGGtccttcaaagaagcattGAGGAGCTGCATTGTGTGTAGTGCGTGGATGTGTTGGAAGTCGTTGTAGACTTAATCGATAACGTTTCACGTGATTTTGCCAACGTGTGTAGTGTCGAATGAATACGGGGCAGCTGCAGCTGACCAGCTCAATATGTCCACATATAGAGGCTTATTCAGATTGGGAAAGTACATTGGTGATAGCTATAGAAGACATtatgaggaagagaagattaCGTCCGAATGTCACGTGATAGGGAAGGAATGTTTagagaagttcaaaaagTAAATCAGCCCGTATTTTCAGACGTGTTTAAGGAAACACTTAGCACTTAATATGACACAGCAGAATTTCAAAGTCCGTGCCCAGGGCAAGACAGGCATGCCTGGGAAAGGTCTAGAAACATCTTCGATTGTTGTCTGCACTACTGTTTCTCAAACAGATGAGGAATGATAAGGTATCCAACGAGGCAGCTAAAGAGCAAAGAATGTTTGGACAGATAGTCATAGGGCCGCCAGGATCCGGGAAGTCTACATTTTGTCATGGTATGTATCAGTTTCTCTCCGCATTAGGACGCAAAAGTTGTATCGTTAACTTAGATCCTGCTAATGAGCACCAGGCGTATCCCTCTTGTGCATTAGACATACGTGATACGATATCGATAGACCAAGTTATGACAAAGCATGGCCTCGGGCCTAACGGCGCACTCGTTCACTCATTTGAGAGTATGTATGAAAATACCTTGAAAGCGTTTGCCAAAGCGATCGAAGATTTGAGTTCATCTGGTAATTATCTCATATTCGATTGTCCCGGGCAAGTTGAGCTTTTCACTCATGAGAAATCATTTCACCGAATCTTTGATGTGCTTACTTCGAAATACGATGCACGACTATGCGTTGTTTCCTTGGTAGACTCCGTCTATTTGACCAATGCTACACAGTATATTTCCATTACATTGTTGACTTTAAGATCAATGTTGCAGCTCGGATTGCCGCAAGTTAATGTAATTTCGAAGATAGACAAGTTAAAGGAGTACGGAATCCTTCCTATGCCTCTTGATTATTACACTGCGGCTGAAGACCTTCAATGTCTTGATCAGcaaattcaagaagaatctAGTGGTAAATTGGGGAAAAACCTAGTCAAACTCACGAAACTTGTTGGCCATGTcgttgaagattttggcaTAGTGAATTACGAAGTATTGTCTGTTGAGGACAAAAGGCTGATGATGAATTTGCTCGAGAAGATTGATAGGGCTAACGGTTATATCTTCGGAACGAATGAGCTAAGTGGGGATTCTCTTTGGCGTCAAGCAGTGTTCAACGGACAAAGTTTTCAAGACGATAATGTCactcttcaagaacgatGGATCGATCAAAAGAGTTATTTTGATGGCGTACAAAGAACTGAGAATAAAGACCTTCATTCGACGACCTTGTAATCAATATTGAACGGGAAAACGGGTGACactcaagaaagaggcGTTCAAGGATCTTGCCTGCATTGACTCATCGGATGACTTCAGATGCTAAGTTACCGGTCATAGACCTGGCCGTAAGACAGCTATAGCATAGCATGCGCTCCTTTACAGTGATACTTATGAGTCACACTTCAAACCTCTTTCGAGGTTCTATACTTTGTTCGTGACCATGTTGCTAGTCTGTGCCTATCTAAGTCTTATATAGCGAACGATCTATACGATTGATGATTACTCTTGTCAAAAGCTCAGATATATGCCCTGATAACGAAGGCTTCAATTCATTTCAGCAGTAAAAACTCGAAAAGCTTGTAGAATGTGAATTGCTCGAAATAACGTGAATGTCTAGAAGGTTTCGCTACTTTGAATGCTTTTCGCGGAAAAGATgcaaattttgatgaaCAACCGTAAAGAATGCACAGCTACTTGATAAACATCTGAATCTTGGTTCCGACAAAAAGACTGAAGTATATCAAAAAAGTGAGACTCAAGACGAAAAATGCTTATTAGCGAAGCTATTTTCCTGGGGAGTTTCTCCCCCCGCCAGATTAGACAGCAAGTTATTGATGCAAGATTGACCGAAATACGCCAATGCGAGGCTATCTTGACGGGAGCCAGTCAAACAGAAACGTACAAGATATACTTGGGCCAGACTTATTGGGTCAATCTTGATATCGTAACGGCTAAGCGATTCTTGAAGCGGCGTCGTCAAGAGCTCGAGATGGATCGTCAACAATTGAGAGAACGATGTTCAAAAGATGACGCATCGCATGAATTAGTTTTTTCATCCAAAAATGATGTGGAAAATTTAGCAAGTGTTATAGAGATAGAGGAAGAGCTTGACGAGAATGACCACATTTTGAGCGCTTCATTGAATGGGAAAATGGTTAAACCAAAACTCTCGAACAGACAAGAATCTTTAAAACCTAAAGCTTCGAGTAATCTAACAAATTCAATCTCAGAATTCAATTTTGAAGACCAGCATTTCGAAACTTTCGATGCAAACACCTTTCCACGCGATTGCGAGTTATACGAGTTGGAGATTCTTGCTGGTGAAATGAACTCCGAGATGACTGATGAAAAACACGAAAGTGAAGAGGAAGTATTAGAATATATCAATAGCGACGAAGATGCCGATGAAGACTATGCAGACGAGGTTCTCTTTGGAACGTCTTTATCACTCATACCGGCGAATCTGGCTATTGAAAAAAGACTAAAAGAAGAGCTACAAAAAGTGAACCAGGATCAGATCCTTCATGAAAGAAAATCATTTCCAGAAAATACTTCCGAAAATAACAAAGGTGTTCGCTTTAGTCGTACTCTTGAAATCAGATCATTCGACTCAAATGTAACTGCAAACAATAGAAAACAACTGAAATTTCAGATGGATCACCAGGACAAACATGACGCAATTCAATTCAAAGATAAACATACGAAAGAGAGCGTCATGTCTGAAAAAGTTATCGAGCGAGCGGATACACATGATCCAAACGCG is a window encoding:
- a CDS encoding protoheme IX farnesyltransferase; this encodes MIRTSSRPIVKGVLTSNQAFKFAAITGIAGSFILYHGVNPTVAALGMSNIILYGWCYTSLKRKSILNTWVGAIVGAIPPLMGWAASSSLSHPGAWCLAALLYAWQFPHFNALSHNIATQYKEAGYVMAAAENPRLNSRVSLRYSLLMFPICFGLSYFGVTDWVFCIDSSIANAWLSVLAYRFWKQQKINHSTTSQIPGQAIEAANLAARKLFWCSVWQLPAVLVLAMLHKKGQWDRLLSWIGIL
- the RPN8 gene encoding proteasome regulatory particle lid subunit RPN8; this translates as MPSTIGASDLVERKVTVSPLVLLSVADHFDRVAKDSTKRVVGVLLGHQSQDTIKVTNSYAIPFEEDEKNSSVWFLDHNYIESMGEMFKKINAKEKLVGWYHSGPKLRASDLKINDVFKRYTPNPLLVIVDVQPRSVGIPTDAYYAVDDIKHDGSKAERTFVHIPSLIEAEEAEEIGVEHLLRDIRDQAAGNLTLRATETYRSLLGLHEKLREISNYLEKVYIGVMPINQSILGKLQNVFNLLPHILGDESTKSAGETQNSAEPLMDAFMIKSNDQMMMVYVSTLVRSIIAFHDLIENKLANKSRNES
- a CDS encoding putative GTPase produces the protein MAYPSCALDIRDTISIDQVMTKHGLGPNGALVHSFESMYENTLKAFAKAIEDLSSSGNYLIFDCPGQVELFTHEKSFHRIFDVLTSKYDARLCVVSLVDSVYLTNATQYISITLLTLRSMLQLGLPQVNVISKIDKLKEYGILPMPLDYYTAAEDLQCLDQQIQEESSGKLGKNLVKLTKLVGHVVEDFGIVNYEVLSVEDKRSMMNLLEKIDRANGYIFGTNELSGDSLWRQAVFNGQSFQDDNVTLQERWIDQKSYFDGVQRTENKDLHSTTL